A stretch of Alkaliphilus flagellatus DNA encodes these proteins:
- a CDS encoding elongator complex protein 3, with translation MNKNKNKRKIIIPIFIPHKGCPHDCSFCNQKKIAGEGTDVTADKVSQIVNLQLENLKKVDGSKEIAFYGGSFTGLPKEQQSQLLTIAYEKKKQGLVNEIRISTRPDYINEEILDFLLDYGVSIIELGVQSTDDDVLNLNNRGHSRKDVFRSVSLIRQRNIQLGLQMMVGLYGDTEEKLLKTARDIIDCKPDFVRIYPTIVIQDTLLEKLYLDGVYKPISLNEAVYLCKQLVLEFNKNNIPIIRLGLQATEEISIGRGIVAGPYHPAFREIVETEVYKNIIENKITKNEKLEGMVLNIYCNSKDCSKVSGYNQSNKHYFENKYGFRKIKIYPLSNILAGEVNVEIIAAL, from the coding sequence ATGAATAAGAATAAGAATAAGAGAAAAATTATTATTCCTATATTTATACCTCACAAGGGATGTCCTCACGACTGCAGTTTTTGTAATCAAAAGAAAATCGCTGGAGAAGGAACTGATGTAACTGCCGATAAAGTTTCTCAAATAGTAAATCTTCAACTTGAAAATTTAAAAAAGGTAGATGGAAGTAAGGAAATAGCTTTTTATGGAGGAAGCTTTACGGGGCTACCAAAAGAACAACAAAGCCAGCTTTTAACAATTGCATATGAAAAGAAAAAGCAAGGACTAGTTAATGAAATTCGTATTTCAACAAGACCAGACTACATTAATGAAGAGATTCTTGATTTTTTACTAGATTACGGCGTTTCAATAATTGAATTAGGTGTACAATCAACAGACGATGATGTGTTAAATTTAAACAATAGAGGCCATTCAAGAAAAGATGTTTTTAGATCAGTATCTTTAATAAGACAAAGGAACATTCAGCTTGGACTTCAAATGATGGTTGGCTTATATGGTGATACGGAAGAAAAACTTCTAAAAACAGCAAGAGATATTATTGATTGCAAACCTGATTTTGTTAGAATATATCCAACAATAGTTATACAGGATACGTTATTAGAAAAATTGTATTTAGATGGAGTATACAAACCAATCAGCCTTAATGAGGCTGTTTATTTGTGCAAACAGCTAGTTTTAGAATTTAACAAAAATAATATACCTATTATTCGTCTGGGGCTTCAAGCAACGGAAGAAATATCTATAGGGAGGGGAATTGTGGCAGGTCCATACCACCCTGCCTTTCGAGAAATTGTAGAAACAGAAGTGTACAAAAATATTATAGAAAATAAAATAACAAAGAATGAGAAATTAGAAGGAATGGTACTAAATATATATTGCAATTCTAAAGACTGTTCAAAGGTTTCTGGTTATAATCAGTCTAATAAGCATTATTTTGAAAATAAGTATGGATTTAGAAAGATTAAAATTTACCCCTTAAGTAATATTCTAGCTGGAGAAGTAAATGTAGAGATAATAGCAGCTTTATGA
- the acpP gene encoding acyl carrier protein: MSFEKVVKIIAGQLGVEDVSEITRTTSLMNDLEADSLDAVEIIMEIEDEFGIEIPDDEAEKFKNIGDIVDYVELNK; the protein is encoded by the coding sequence ATGTCATTCGAAAAGGTTGTTAAGATTATTGCGGGTCAATTAGGTGTAGAAGACGTTAGTGAAATTACTAGAACCACTTCTTTAATGAACGATTTAGAAGCAGACTCATTAGATGCTGTTGAAATAATTATGGAAATTGAAGATGAATTTGGTATTGAAATTCCAGATGATGAAGCTGAAAAGTTTAAAAATATTGGTGATATTGTTGATTATGTAGAGTTAAATAAATAG
- the rnc gene encoding ribonuclease III, which yields MKLDTSRLAQIKEFQKIIGYKFNEITVINEALTHSSYANESRNRYIHNNERLEFLGDSVLSIVVSEYIYLKYNTLPEGELTKVRANVVCEPSLAHQAKKIKLGKYLLLGKGEEVTGGRDRVSILADAFEAVIGALYLDGGIEIARKFILNMLAHSIELASTGSLFRDYKTDLQELLQRKYDDKISYKVVNETGPDHNKTFGIEVILGDRVLGAGEGKSKKEAEQMAAKKALEKVNMEDE from the coding sequence ATGAAATTAGATACAAGTCGTCTAGCACAAATAAAAGAATTTCAAAAGATAATAGGATATAAATTTAATGAAATAACTGTGATAAATGAAGCATTGACTCATAGCTCCTATGCTAATGAGAGTCGTAATAGATATATTCATAATAATGAAAGACTAGAATTTCTAGGAGACTCGGTTTTGAGCATTGTAGTTAGCGAGTATATTTATTTAAAATATAATACTTTACCTGAAGGAGAGTTGACGAAGGTAAGAGCTAATGTTGTATGTGAGCCTTCTTTAGCACACCAAGCTAAGAAAATAAAGTTAGGTAAATATCTGTTGTTAGGAAAGGGCGAAGAGGTGACAGGTGGAAGAGATAGAGTGTCCATATTAGCTGATGCCTTTGAAGCGGTTATAGGAGCTTTATATTTAGATGGTGGAATAGAAATAGCACGCAAGTTTATTTTGAACATGTTAGCACATAGTATAGAACTAGCTAGTACTGGAAGTTTATTTAGGGATTATAAAACTGATCTTCAAGAGTTATTGCAAAGAAAATATGATGATAAAATCAGTTATAAAGTAGTAAATGAAACTGGACCTGATCACAATAAAACCTTTGGGATTGAAGTAATATTAGGAGATCGAGTTCTTGGAGCTGGAGAAGGTAAAAGCAAAAAGGAAGCAGAACAAATGGCTGCGAAAAAAGCATTAGAGAAGGTGAATATGGAAGATGAATAA
- the fabF gene encoding beta-ketoacyl-ACP synthase II, protein MERRVVITGIGCITPVGTGKEEFWKSLTMGVSGIDYITKFDTEDFTTKIAAEVKDFNVEDYIDKREAKKMDRFTQFAVAAAQMAVNDGQLNIEKINAERFGVILGSGVGGIETLEEQSKKLFEKGPKRVSPFFIPMIISNMGSGQVSIALGAKGPNTTIVTACAASTNAIGEAFRTIQKGDADIMITGGAEASITPLSIAGFCSMKAMSTNNDNPKKASRPFDANRDGFIMGEGAGILLIEELEHALERGATIYGEVIGYGTSADAYHITAPAPGGEGGARAMSSALKDANINYDSIDYINAHGTSTPYNDKFETAAIKTVFKDHAYKLAVSSTKSMTGHLLGAAGGIEAIACVMAIKEGIIPPTINYETPDPECDLDYVANVAKKREVNYALSNSLGFGGHNATVIFKKYE, encoded by the coding sequence ATGGAAAGAAGAGTAGTAATAACAGGCATTGGATGTATTACACCTGTAGGTACTGGAAAAGAAGAATTTTGGAAATCATTAACAATGGGTGTTTCTGGCATAGATTATATTACAAAATTCGATACAGAAGATTTTACTACCAAGATTGCTGCAGAGGTAAAAGATTTTAATGTTGAAGATTATATTGATAAAAGAGAAGCGAAAAAGATGGATCGCTTTACTCAATTTGCTGTTGCAGCTGCACAAATGGCGGTAAATGATGGCCAATTAAATATTGAAAAAATAAATGCTGAGCGTTTTGGAGTTATCCTAGGATCCGGCGTAGGTGGAATTGAAACATTGGAAGAACAGAGTAAGAAATTATTTGAAAAAGGTCCGAAGAGGGTTAGCCCATTTTTTATCCCCATGATAATATCTAATATGGGATCTGGCCAAGTATCTATTGCTCTAGGAGCAAAGGGGCCAAACACAACAATAGTTACCGCCTGTGCTGCTTCCACAAATGCTATTGGTGAAGCTTTCCGTACAATTCAAAAGGGTGATGCAGATATTATGATTACAGGTGGAGCTGAGGCTTCTATTACACCATTATCTATAGCTGGATTCTGCTCCATGAAGGCTATGTCAACTAATAATGATAATCCTAAAAAAGCTAGCAGACCTTTTGATGCCAATAGAGATGGATTTATAATGGGAGAAGGGGCAGGGATACTTTTAATAGAAGAGCTAGAACATGCCCTTGAGAGAGGCGCAACTATTTACGGAGAAGTTATAGGCTATGGTACAAGTGCTGATGCATATCATATCACTGCTCCTGCCCCAGGGGGTGAAGGAGGTGCTAGAGCTATGTCTAGTGCATTAAAGGATGCTAATATTAATTACGATAGCATAGACTATATTAATGCCCATGGTACAAGTACACCATACAATGATAAGTTTGAAACTGCTGCAATTAAAACTGTATTTAAGGATCATGCATATAAATTAGCCGTAAGCTCAACGAAGTCAATGACGGGTCATCTTCTAGGTGCTGCTGGCGGAATTGAAGCTATTGCATGTGTTATGGCGATTAAAGAGGGAATTATACCTCCTACAATTAATTATGAAACACCAGACCCAGAATGTGACTTGGATTATGTTGCTAATGTGGCTAAAAAGAGAGAGGTTAATTATGCCCTTTCAAACTCATTAGGTTTTGGTGGTCATAACGCAACTGTTATTTTTAAAAAATATGAATAG
- a CDS encoding YceD family protein, with product MKLDIDSIKKGDKNTLDLNFALDLNTIDYYGDIIDIISPVDVNGKLYVIDDRLYMNLGIKTHMQVNCSRCLESFTYPFKSSINAEFVHENLSTDQTDESDEDIIYYQESTIDLDELIKENIIMNIPMKLVCDKSCQGLCSNCGIKLKDKSCDCSHTQSIDEDIDPRLAKLKELLEQD from the coding sequence ATGAAACTTGATATAGATAGTATAAAAAAAGGGGATAAGAACACTTTAGATTTAAACTTCGCCTTAGATCTTAACACCATTGATTATTATGGTGATATTATAGATATAATATCACCTGTTGACGTGAATGGTAAACTGTACGTAATTGATGATAGACTATATATGAATTTGGGAATAAAAACCCACATGCAGGTAAACTGTAGTAGGTGTCTAGAATCCTTTACCTACCCCTTTAAATCAAGTATCAATGCAGAGTTTGTTCATGAAAATTTATCTACTGATCAAACTGATGAATCAGATGAGGATATAATTTATTACCAAGAAAGCACTATCGATCTTGATGAATTAATTAAAGAAAATATTATCATGAACATTCCAATGAAACTTGTATGTGATAAAAGCTGTCAAGGGCTTTGTTCAAATTGTGGGATCAAATTAAAAGACAAATCATGTGATTGTAGTCATACACAGTCTATTGATGAGGATATTGACCCTCGATTGGCTAAGCTTAAGGAATTGTTAGAACAAGATTAA
- the fapR gene encoding transcription factor FapR, with translation MVSKTGRLSKVNRQSKLLELLREDPFVTDEDLSENFKVSIQTIRLDRLELGIPELRQRIKNVAEKNYEKVRSIIGAEIVGELVDLNLGVSGISILETTSEMAFSKTSIVRGHHIFSQAESLAMAVVDAEVALTGVSNIKYLSPVSAGDKLVAKAEVIRVRGNNHFVHVKIYVNQIQVFRGKFILVIIKSK, from the coding sequence ATGGTGAGTAAAACCGGAAGATTAAGTAAAGTAAATAGACAAAGTAAGTTATTAGAACTATTAAGAGAAGACCCTTTTGTAACCGATGAGGATTTATCCGAGAACTTTAAAGTAAGTATACAGACTATTCGATTAGACAGATTGGAACTAGGGATTCCAGAACTTAGACAACGTATAAAAAATGTGGCTGAAAAAAATTATGAAAAAGTACGAAGTATTATAGGGGCTGAAATTGTAGGAGAGTTAGTAGACTTAAACCTAGGTGTTAGTGGAATATCAATTTTAGAAACTACATCTGAAATGGCCTTTAGTAAAACCAGTATAGTTAGAGGACACCATATTTTTTCACAGGCAGAATCCTTAGCAATGGCTGTAGTAGATGCAGAAGTAGCTCTAACTGGGGTTTCTAATATTAAATACTTAAGTCCTGTCAGTGCAGGGGATAAACTAGTAGCAAAGGCCGAAGTGATAAGAGTACGGGGAAATAATCACTTTGTTCATGTTAAAATATACGTTAATCAAATACAAGTATTTCGTGGTAAATTCATATTGGTAATAATTAAAAGTAAATAA
- the fabD gene encoding ACP S-malonyltransferase — protein sequence MGKIAFVFPGQGAQYVGMGKDFVENFPVAKSIFEEASDEVNIDMKKLCFEGPDDELMKTENTQPAILTTSIAMLKVLENEGLNCHMTAGLSLGEYTSLVKSNVFSFKDAVKLVKKRGKYMQEEVPMGIGTMAAILGLNRDQIQLCIEKARQYGIVEAANYNSPGQIVISGEIKAVEAAVKMAAELGAKKAVILPVSAPFHCSLLKGAGEKLQQDLELLKINDPEVPVITNVEASILSSKLKVIPSLVQQVSKSVLWEDSVSLMLDEGVDNFIEIGPGKALSSFIKRIAKTKEKKVNIYNVEDVNSFKQVLQVKLEV from the coding sequence ATGGGGAAAATTGCATTTGTTTTTCCGGGTCAAGGTGCTCAATATGTAGGAATGGGGAAGGATTTTGTTGAAAATTTCCCAGTTGCAAAGAGTATTTTTGAAGAGGCTAGTGATGAAGTAAATATTGATATGAAGAAACTTTGTTTCGAAGGACCAGACGATGAATTGATGAAGACCGAAAATACCCAGCCAGCTATTTTAACTACTTCAATTGCTATGCTAAAGGTATTAGAAAATGAAGGACTTAATTGTCATATGACTGCTGGTCTAAGCCTAGGGGAATATACCTCCTTAGTTAAGTCAAATGTATTTTCATTTAAAGATGCAGTTAAATTGGTTAAAAAAAGAGGTAAATATATGCAGGAAGAAGTACCAATGGGAATAGGTACTATGGCGGCTATTTTAGGATTGAATAGAGATCAGATACAACTATGTATAGAAAAAGCTAGACAATATGGAATAGTAGAAGCGGCTAATTACAATAGTCCTGGACAAATAGTTATTTCTGGTGAAATAAAGGCAGTTGAGGCTGCTGTAAAAATGGCAGCAGAGCTTGGTGCTAAAAAAGCTGTTATATTACCTGTTAGTGCTCCTTTTCATTGTAGTTTGCTTAAAGGTGCTGGTGAAAAACTTCAACAAGATCTTGAGTTGTTAAAAATAAATGATCCAGAGGTTCCTGTTATAACTAATGTAGAAGCATCGATACTATCATCAAAATTAAAGGTTATACCTTCTTTAGTTCAGCAGGTAAGTAAATCCGTACTATGGGAAGACTCTGTTTCTTTAATGTTAGATGAAGGAGTAGATAATTTTATAGAGATTGGACCAGGTAAAGCCTTATCTTCATTTATAAAAAGAATAGCCAAGACTAAAGAAAAGAAGGTTAATATTTATAATGTTGAAGATGTAAACAGCTTTAAACAAGTATTACAAGTAAAATTGGAGGTGTAA
- a CDS encoding beta-ketoacyl-ACP synthase III, with product MNKFLSVGITGTGSYLPEKELTNFDLENIVDTTDEWIKTRTGISKRRVAEDKIATSDLATEAAKRAIDNAGLSAEDIDLIIVATVTPDMAFPSTACIVQKNIGAKNAAAFDIEAACSGFIYGITIGEQFIKSGVYKNVLVIGAETLSKILNWKDRNTCVLFGDGAGAAILQPVKEGYGILSSSLGADGSSGDYLTQPAGGSRIPASIETVANNLHYVQMDGSEVFKFAVRIMAKSTLQAIESSGLKLNDIDYMIPHQANIRIIEAAAKRLNLDMDKVYVNLNNYGNMSAASVPVALDEAVRKGNIKTGDIVTLVAFGGGLTWGSSVIRWYK from the coding sequence TTGAATAAATTTTTATCTGTAGGGATTACAGGCACAGGTAGCTATCTTCCTGAAAAAGAGTTAACTAACTTTGATTTAGAAAATATAGTAGATACAACTGACGAATGGATTAAAACCAGAACAGGCATATCCAAGAGAAGAGTTGCAGAAGATAAAATAGCTACATCAGATTTAGCTACAGAAGCTGCTAAAAGAGCTATTGATAACGCTGGGCTATCAGCTGAAGATATTGATTTAATTATAGTAGCTACTGTAACTCCTGATATGGCCTTTCCCTCTACTGCTTGTATTGTGCAAAAAAATATTGGCGCAAAGAATGCAGCGGCTTTTGATATTGAAGCAGCATGTTCTGGCTTTATTTATGGCATCACTATTGGAGAGCAGTTTATTAAATCAGGTGTGTATAAAAATGTCTTAGTAATTGGTGCAGAAACTTTAAGTAAAATTCTTAATTGGAAGGATCGTAACACCTGTGTTTTATTTGGTGATGGAGCTGGAGCAGCGATATTACAACCAGTTAAGGAAGGCTACGGTATACTTTCTAGCAGCTTAGGAGCTGATGGTTCCAGTGGGGACTATTTGACACAGCCAGCAGGTGGTTCTCGAATACCAGCATCAATTGAAACTGTTGCAAATAACTTACATTATGTGCAAATGGACGGAAGTGAAGTATTTAAGTTTGCTGTGAGAATAATGGCAAAATCAACATTGCAGGCCATAGAAAGTAGCGGTCTTAAATTGAATGATATAGATTATATGATTCCTCATCAAGCTAATATTAGAATTATAGAAGCTGCTGCAAAGAGACTTAATCTGGATATGGATAAAGTATATGTAAATTTAAATAATTATGGGAATATGTCTGCAGCTTCTGTACCTGTTGCATTGGATGAAGCTGTTAGAAAAGGTAACATTAAAACAGGAGATATAGTGACCTTGGTTGCATTTGGTGGAGGTTTAACTTGGGGATCATCTGTAATTAGGTGGTATAAATAG
- the fabK gene encoding enoyl-[acyl-carrier-protein] reductase FabK: MIKNRLCEILNIKYPILQGGMAWVATAELAAAVSEAGGLGIIGAGNAPGEIVEKEILKAKNMTNKPFGVNIMLLSPFVDEVVEVVCKNKVPVVTTGAGNPGRFMEKFKSVGTKVIPVIPSVALAKRMESLGADAVIAEGTEAGGHIGEVTTMALVPQVVDIVSIPVIAAGGIADGRGLLASLSLGAEGVQMGTRFICAEECIAHNRYKEMIINAKDRDAVVTARVTGHPVRVLRNKLVREFNKLEKGGATAEEIEGLGQGKLKIAVIDGDIESGSVMAGQIAGMITKIQPCKEIIEEIISDANEQLTLVSNLNREA; the protein is encoded by the coding sequence ATGATTAAAAATAGACTTTGTGAAATATTAAATATTAAATATCCTATACTACAAGGTGGTATGGCTTGGGTTGCTACTGCGGAGTTGGCAGCTGCTGTTTCTGAGGCAGGGGGATTAGGTATAATTGGAGCTGGCAATGCTCCTGGTGAAATCGTAGAAAAGGAAATTTTAAAAGCAAAAAATATGACAAATAAACCTTTTGGTGTAAATATTATGTTGTTATCTCCTTTTGTTGACGAGGTAGTAGAAGTTGTTTGTAAAAATAAGGTTCCTGTAGTTACTACTGGTGCAGGGAATCCTGGAAGATTTATGGAGAAGTTTAAAAGTGTTGGTACAAAAGTAATTCCAGTTATCCCATCGGTTGCCCTTGCGAAGAGAATGGAGAGTCTGGGAGCAGATGCGGTCATAGCTGAAGGAACTGAAGCTGGTGGACATATTGGAGAAGTTACTACGATGGCACTGGTACCACAAGTTGTAGACATAGTTAGTATCCCTGTTATAGCAGCTGGAGGAATTGCTGATGGTAGAGGTCTATTAGCATCACTATCCCTAGGTGCAGAAGGAGTGCAGATGGGAACGCGATTTATTTGTGCAGAGGAATGCATAGCTCATAATAGGTATAAGGAAATGATAATAAATGCCAAGGACAGAGATGCAGTAGTTACGGCAAGAGTTACAGGTCACCCTGTAAGAGTGTTAAGAAACAAGCTAGTAAGAGAATTTAACAAATTAGAGAAAGGCGGAGCTACTGCGGAGGAAATTGAAGGACTTGGACAAGGAAAACTGAAAATAGCTGTAATTGATGGAGATATAGAAAGCGGATCTGTAATGGCAGGACAAATAGCTGGTATGATTACAAAAATTCAGCCCTGTAAAGAAATAATAGAAGAAATAATTTCAGATGCAAATGAGCAGCTTACTTTAGTAAGCAATCTCAATAGGGAGGCATAG
- the rpmF gene encoding 50S ribosomal protein L32 codes for MAVPKRKTGKSKRNMRRAANSKYTAPGFVKCPQCHEPKLPHRVCPECGYYKNKEVVAAQ; via the coding sequence ATGGCGGTACCAAAGCGAAAAACTGGAAAATCTAAAAGAAATATGAGAAGAGCTGCTAACTCAAAATACACTGCACCAGGGTTTGTAAAATGCCCACAGTGTCACGAGCCAAAGTTACCTCACAGAGTATGTCCTGAATGTGGATATTATAAAAACAAAGAGGTTGTTGCTGCTCAATAA
- the fabG gene encoding 3-oxoacyl-[acyl-carrier-protein] reductase: MLNLTGKTALVTGGSRGIGRSIALALANQGANVIINYTSNEESAAKVVEEIESFNVKALAVKANVSNAEEINDMMDKIEEMFDGIDILVNNAGITRDNLFIRMKEEDWDQVMDINLKGVFLCTKAVVRKMIKQKYGKIINLSSVVGVVGNPGQANYCASKAGVIGFTKSLAKEIAGKNITVNAIAPGFIETDMTKVLPENVKESMLEIIPMKKYGKPEDIANLVLFLSSDNASYITGQVIHVDGGMAM, encoded by the coding sequence ATTTTGAACTTAACAGGCAAAACAGCTTTAGTAACAGGGGGATCCAGAGGTATAGGTAGATCAATTGCTTTAGCCCTTGCTAATCAAGGTGCAAATGTTATTATAAACTACACAAGCAATGAAGAAAGTGCAGCAAAGGTTGTAGAAGAGATTGAAAGTTTTAATGTTAAAGCTTTAGCAGTGAAGGCAAACGTTTCAAATGCTGAAGAAATAAACGACATGATGGACAAAATAGAAGAAATGTTTGATGGAATTGATATCCTAGTAAATAATGCTGGAATTACACGCGATAACCTATTTATTAGAATGAAAGAGGAAGACTGGGATCAAGTAATGGATATAAATTTAAAAGGTGTATTCCTATGTACAAAGGCAGTTGTTAGAAAAATGATAAAACAAAAGTATGGTAAAATTATTAATTTATCATCAGTAGTAGGGGTTGTAGGAAATCCGGGTCAAGCAAACTACTGTGCATCAAAGGCTGGTGTTATCGGTTTTACTAAATCTTTGGCTAAGGAAATAGCAGGTAAAAACATTACAGTAAATGCAATTGCTCCAGGATTTATAGAAACCGATATGACAAAGGTTTTACCTGAAAATGTAAAGGAAAGTATGCTGGAAATTATCCCCATGAAGAAATATGGTAAGCCCGAAGACATTGCAAATCTAGTATTATTTTTAAGTAGTGACAATGCTAGCTATATTACTGGTCAAGTAATTCATGTTGATGGCGGTATGGCAATGTAA
- the plsX gene encoding phosphate acyltransferase PlsX — protein sequence MKIVIDAMGGDNAPSVTVEGAIEAVKSYDVNIILTGNQPMIENELAKYDYPREKIEIIHCSEQITNEDKPVISIRKKKDSSMVVGLKLVKENKADAIISAGNTGALLAGGLLLLGRIKGIDRPALAPVYPTTKGISVLIDGGANADCKPRNFLEFGVMGSIYAEKVIGIKKPKVCTVNIGIEEEKGSDVVKAAHNLCKDASFNFKGNVEARDIPSGYADVILCDGFTGNVILKLTEGLASSIFGLLKEEFVKNTFRKIGALLLKSGLRDFKKRFDYTEYGGAPFLGVNGVLIKAHGSSDGKAIKNAVRQAIKFVDNNIIEDITTEITSLGVDTLE from the coding sequence ATGAAAATCGTTATTGACGCAATGGGAGGAGACAATGCTCCATCAGTTACTGTTGAAGGAGCTATAGAGGCTGTTAAGAGTTATGACGTAAATATTATTTTAACGGGTAACCAGCCGATGATAGAAAATGAATTAGCAAAATATGATTATCCAAGGGAAAAAATAGAAATAATACATTGTAGTGAGCAGATTACAAATGAAGATAAACCTGTAATTTCAATTAGAAAGAAAAAGGATTCTTCGATGGTTGTAGGATTGAAACTGGTTAAGGAGAATAAGGCAGATGCTATTATATCTGCTGGAAATACAGGAGCTCTATTAGCAGGTGGACTTTTGTTGCTAGGTAGAATTAAAGGAATAGATCGTCCAGCACTTGCTCCTGTATATCCTACTACTAAAGGAATCTCTGTACTTATTGATGGAGGAGCTAATGCCGATTGTAAACCGAGAAACTTTTTAGAGTTTGGAGTTATGGGAAGTATTTATGCTGAAAAGGTAATTGGTATTAAAAAGCCGAAGGTATGTACTGTTAATATAGGAATAGAAGAAGAAAAGGGAAGTGATGTTGTAAAGGCAGCACATAATCTTTGTAAGGATGCATCCTTTAACTTTAAAGGCAATGTAGAAGCTAGAGATATACCTAGTGGGTATGCGGACGTTATCTTATGTGATGGATTTACGGGAAATGTTATTTTAAAACTTACAGAAGGTTTGGCATCGTCTATTTTTGGTTTATTAAAAGAAGAATTTGTTAAGAATACTTTTAGAAAGATTGGTGCCCTATTATTAAAATCCGGATTAAGGGACTTTAAAAAAAGATTTGATTATACAGAATATGGTGGTGCGCCATTTCTAGGTGTTAATGGAGTACTAATTAAAGCTCATGGAAGTTCAGATGGAAAAGCCATAAAAAATGCAGTACGACAGGCAATCAAATTCGTAGATAATAATATAATTGAAGATATTACTACAGAAATTACCAGTTTGGGAGTTGATACACTTGAATAA